A region from the Tahibacter amnicola genome encodes:
- a CDS encoding methyl-accepting chemotaxis protein produces the protein MAISIRAFQTIRGRVQYGSLALASVPVLLAAIVIAALALTSARRSLEQRAEDQLISLRAVKQSEIQAYFDSLRKTVQVVAHAPEVQRGIKSLTAAFNAPVMAPGFNVADARARLEKYYAGDFVQEYSKRNPGSDVDMGPILTQLPDATIALQYHYIAANPNPLGSKNNLDASPDGSAYTQAHQQLHPFMREVVTQFAFYDIFLADVETGNLVYTYFKELDFATSLLNGPYAKTQFGEAFRAARDATTPDFFYLTDYATYLPSYEDQAAFMSTPLFEGGKKIGVLLVQVPIDQINKIMTFDRKWREAGLGNSGEIYMVGPDSTPRSISRFLIEQKNDYMASLTMSGVPAELQKRIDAKNSNIGLQRMSTQGIADGLAGKTGYGVFPDYRGIPVLSAYTPINILGQKWALLAEIDAAEAFAPIAGLFRTVLYATIVTLALVLAAAAFFATRLARSINRPIGTLQSTVTKLTQGDLSARSHLPTTDELGELGAALDKLLDERVSTLAEAARESESLNHSVIEIMQAVSRLSARDLTVKVPVTPDVTGAISDALNMMTRETANVLRRVDDISNKVADASGRVRQRSESAMAVAVKGSKEIQQASDELGSAARALKEIAERAVRADTAAEEAIRSTRQALASVRETVGGISASRDLIRETEKRIKRLGERSQEITVAVNLIGTIAERTSMLALNTSMQAVAAGEAGRAYAVVADEVKRLAESARTATQQISNLVGAIQSETVDTVDAINRAITQVVEISKMAERAGEQMRTTEEKTDLLVSSVRDIAHTTEEQSKASDVLQSRAHQIQEATRLTTEQLATQAKETRNLSEYASGLLESVRVFTLPSS, from the coding sequence ATGGCTATTTCCATTCGTGCGTTCCAGACCATTCGTGGTCGCGTGCAATACGGCTCGCTGGCGCTGGCCAGTGTCCCGGTACTACTGGCTGCCATCGTGATTGCGGCACTGGCGCTGACCTCGGCACGACGATCCCTGGAGCAACGCGCAGAAGATCAGCTCATCTCGCTGCGCGCGGTGAAACAGTCAGAAATCCAGGCGTATTTCGACAGCCTGCGCAAGACTGTCCAGGTGGTGGCCCACGCCCCCGAAGTGCAGCGTGGTATCAAGTCCCTGACCGCTGCGTTCAACGCACCGGTAATGGCCCCCGGCTTCAACGTCGCCGATGCCAGGGCACGACTGGAAAAATACTACGCTGGCGACTTCGTCCAGGAATACAGCAAGCGTAACCCGGGCTCCGACGTGGACATGGGCCCCATCCTGACCCAGCTGCCGGATGCCACGATCGCGCTGCAGTATCACTACATCGCCGCCAACCCGAATCCGCTGGGCAGCAAGAACAATCTCGACGCATCCCCGGACGGTTCCGCGTACACGCAGGCGCACCAGCAGCTCCACCCCTTCATGCGCGAGGTGGTGACGCAGTTCGCCTTCTACGACATCTTCCTGGCGGATGTGGAAACCGGCAACCTCGTCTACACCTACTTCAAGGAACTGGACTTCGCCACCTCCCTGCTCAACGGGCCGTACGCGAAAACCCAGTTCGGCGAGGCGTTCCGCGCCGCGCGCGACGCAACCACACCGGACTTCTTCTACCTCACCGACTACGCCACCTACCTTCCATCGTACGAGGACCAGGCGGCGTTCATGTCCACGCCGCTGTTTGAAGGTGGCAAGAAGATCGGCGTGCTGCTGGTGCAGGTGCCGATCGACCAGATCAACAAGATCATGACATTCGACCGCAAATGGCGCGAAGCAGGTCTTGGCAACTCAGGCGAAATCTACATGGTCGGCCCCGACTCCACGCCGCGCAGTATCAGCCGCTTCCTGATCGAGCAGAAGAACGACTACATGGCATCGCTGACGATGTCAGGCGTGCCGGCCGAACTGCAGAAGCGCATTGATGCGAAGAACTCGAACATCGGTCTGCAACGCATGAGCACACAGGGTATCGCCGACGGCCTCGCCGGCAAGACGGGATACGGTGTGTTCCCCGACTACCGCGGCATTCCGGTGCTCAGCGCGTACACGCCGATCAACATCCTCGGTCAGAAATGGGCACTCCTGGCGGAAATTGACGCAGCGGAAGCCTTTGCGCCGATTGCAGGCCTGTTCCGGACGGTGCTCTATGCCACGATCGTTACGCTGGCGCTGGTGCTGGCAGCGGCGGCATTCTTCGCCACCCGGCTGGCGCGGTCGATCAACCGGCCGATCGGCACGCTGCAGTCGACCGTAACGAAGCTGACCCAGGGCGACCTGTCCGCACGTTCCCACCTGCCCACGACCGACGAACTGGGCGAGCTGGGCGCCGCGCTCGACAAACTGCTCGACGAACGTGTGTCGACGCTGGCAGAGGCCGCGCGCGAGTCGGAAAGCCTCAACCACTCGGTAATCGAAATCATGCAGGCGGTGAGCCGACTCAGCGCCCGCGACCTTACCGTGAAGGTGCCCGTGACGCCCGACGTGACTGGCGCCATTTCGGACGCCCTGAACATGATGACCCGCGAAACCGCCAACGTGCTCCGGCGGGTGGACGACATTTCCAACAAGGTGGCGGACGCGTCCGGACGGGTGCGGCAACGTTCCGAGTCGGCGATGGCGGTGGCGGTCAAGGGCTCGAAGGAAATCCAGCAGGCCTCGGACGAGCTGGGATCCGCGGCCCGCGCCCTGAAGGAAATTGCAGAACGTGCTGTCCGCGCCGATACCGCGGCGGAAGAAGCGATCCGCTCGACCCGCCAGGCACTGGCATCGGTGCGCGAAACGGTCGGCGGCATCTCGGCATCCCGCGACCTGATTCGAGAGACGGAAAAGCGCATCAAGCGCCTGGGCGAGCGCTCGCAGGAAATTACCGTGGCGGTGAACCTGATCGGCACGATCGCCGAACGCACCTCGATGCTGGCCCTCAACACCAGTATGCAGGCCGTGGCGGCCGGTGAGGCAGGCCGCGCGTACGCGGTGGTGGCGGACGAAGTGAAGCGACTGGCCGAGAGCGCACGAACCGCCACGCAGCAGATCTCCAACCTCGTCGGCGCAATCCAGTCCGAAACCGTCGACACGGTGGACGCCATCAACCGCGCCATCACGCAGGTCGTGGAAATTTCCAAGATGGCTGAACGCGCCGGTGAGCAGATGCGCACCACGGAGGAGAAGACCGACCTCCTGGTGAGCTCGGTCCGCGATATTGCACACACCACCGAAGAGCAGTCAAAGGCCTCGGACGTGCTGCAATCCCGTGCACACCAGATTCAGGAGGCCACACGCCTGACGACCGAACAGCTGGCAACGCAGGCCAAGGAAACGCGCAACCTGAGCGAGTACGCCTCGGGCCTGCTCGAATCGGTCCGCGTGTTCACGCTGCCGTCCTCATAA
- a CDS encoding chemotaxis protein CheW: MQTTEQFPPGDSQPPPLPGAGPAVNATTEPSPAADPGEPRFAISLPIPDGRHANLLLPAARPTEMVRRATLCPIPNVPAWFAGVLNLRGTLVPVFDLVAELFGESRRQASPSVLVVGTGETAFAIPIATEPQLERIRQSSDDLSHVAPELLPYVDRYFASSGIDWLDFQFDQWVKHLFTGAVRGRTVRRVSLQGN, translated from the coding sequence ATGCAGACAACGGAGCAGTTCCCACCCGGCGATTCCCAGCCGCCTCCTCTTCCCGGTGCCGGTCCCGCGGTGAATGCGACGACCGAACCCAGCCCGGCTGCCGATCCCGGCGAGCCACGTTTCGCTATCTCGCTACCCATCCCCGACGGGCGACACGCCAACCTGTTGCTGCCTGCGGCGCGTCCGACCGAGATGGTCAGGCGCGCAACCCTGTGCCCCATTCCCAACGTGCCCGCCTGGTTCGCGGGCGTCCTCAATTTACGTGGCACGCTGGTTCCCGTTTTCGACCTCGTGGCCGAGCTGTTCGGCGAATCGCGACGCCAGGCGTCGCCTTCTGTCCTGGTCGTGGGCACCGGCGAAACGGCATTTGCGATACCTATTGCGACGGAACCGCAGCTTGAGCGTATCCGGCAATCGTCCGACGACCTGTCCCACGTCGCGCCCGAGCTGCTGCCCTACGTAGATCGTTACTTCGCCAGTAGCGGGATCGACTGGCTCGATTTCCAGTTCGACCAATGGGTCAAACACCTTTTCACTGGCGCGGTCCGCGGAAGGACTGTGCGTCGAGTGTCGCTGCAGGGGAACTGA
- a CDS encoding response regulator: protein MAPQKILIVDDSAAEMANLKAIVTEAGWLAVTAGSGREAVDKAKSDKPSLILMDIVMPEMDGYEACRALQADPVTKTIPIVMVSTKNQKADHMWAKMQGAKALVGKPYTKTELLDTIQSALS, encoded by the coding sequence ATGGCACCTCAGAAAATTCTCATTGTGGACGATTCCGCAGCCGAGATGGCCAACCTCAAGGCAATCGTCACGGAGGCTGGCTGGCTCGCTGTCACCGCCGGGAGCGGCCGCGAAGCCGTGGACAAGGCAAAATCTGACAAACCCAGTCTGATCCTGATGGATATCGTCATGCCGGAGATGGACGGCTATGAAGCCTGCCGCGCGCTCCAGGCGGATCCGGTGACCAAGACCATCCCCATCGTCATGGTTTCCACCAAGAACCAGAAGGCCGACCACATGTGGGCAAAGATGCAGGGTGCAAAAGCCCTCGTCGGCAAGCCCTATACGAAAACAGAGTTGCTGGACACCATCCAGTCAGCCCTGAGCTGA
- a CDS encoding response regulator, giving the protein MIQIILSHAPSTRFRYTAAVANLANNCDVALLDPQSPEGRTLCAQLQARNPRLVVVHLTDTPESTPGRYRIPRKSLWSQLVFTLDDVVHVEFLHMAQRALQSVAPTQSPAPAPAVAARAPEPGPFKPGAAPHPLSKLGPLRALILDDSVTVRNQLEAALSKVGIRADLASNADSAFLLLEKHQFDLMFLDVVMPGIDGYDVCRQLRRNPATKHLPIVMLTSRSSPFDRARGALAGCDLYLVKPIDLKTFYQAVNKVVMKLFKNDTVAAQARGYVIAA; this is encoded by the coding sequence ATGATCCAGATCATTCTTTCGCATGCGCCGTCCACGCGCTTCAGATACACCGCGGCAGTGGCCAATCTGGCCAATAATTGCGACGTCGCGCTGCTGGACCCGCAGAGCCCCGAGGGGCGCACCCTTTGTGCCCAGCTCCAGGCCCGCAATCCGCGACTGGTCGTCGTGCACCTCACCGACACCCCCGAATCCACCCCAGGCCGCTACCGCATTCCGCGCAAGTCGCTCTGGTCGCAACTGGTCTTCACCCTCGACGACGTTGTGCATGTAGAATTTCTCCACATGGCACAGCGCGCGCTGCAAAGTGTCGCCCCGACGCAGAGCCCGGCACCGGCTCCCGCGGTGGCTGCACGCGCTCCGGAGCCCGGCCCGTTCAAGCCCGGCGCCGCGCCGCATCCACTGTCGAAACTCGGCCCACTGCGGGCCCTGATCCTCGACGACAGCGTCACCGTGCGTAACCAGCTCGAAGCGGCCCTGTCGAAAGTGGGCATCCGCGCCGACCTGGCCTCCAACGCCGACAGCGCATTCCTGCTTCTGGAGAAGCATCAGTTCGACCTGATGTTCCTGGACGTCGTGATGCCCGGAATCGACGGCTACGACGTCTGCCGGCAGCTGCGGCGCAACCCGGCGACCAAGCACCTCCCCATCGTGATGTTGACCAGCCGGTCATCGCCCTTTGACCGCGCCCGCGGCGCGCTCGCCGGATGCGATCTCTATCTGGTCAAGCCGATCGACCTGAAGACGTTCTATCAGGCCGTTAACAAAGTGGTGATGAAGCTGTTCAAGAACGACACGGTCGCGGCGCAGGCGCGCGGCTATGTGATCGCCGCCTGA
- a CDS encoding AMP nucleosidase translates to MKDKNEIVSNWLPRYTGVQLDEFGKHVLLTNFSNYVELFAQWHGVEVRGRDKAMPSAHADGLSIINFGMGSPTAATVMDLLSAIMPKAVLFLGKCGGLKRKNQLGDLILPIAALRGEGTSADYFPPEVPALPAFTLQRAVSSTIRDCGRDYWTGTVYTTNRRVWEHDEAFKGYLRRTRCMAIDMETATLFSVGFFNKIPTGALLLVSDQPMIPEGVKTEESDRKVTGEYVEAHIRIGIDALKELRDEGKSVKHLRF, encoded by the coding sequence ATGAAGGACAAAAACGAGATAGTGAGCAATTGGCTGCCGCGCTATACGGGCGTGCAGCTGGACGAATTTGGCAAGCATGTCCTGTTGACCAATTTCAGTAACTACGTGGAATTGTTTGCCCAGTGGCATGGCGTGGAAGTCCGCGGGCGCGACAAGGCCATGCCCAGCGCCCATGCCGACGGGCTGTCGATCATCAATTTCGGTATGGGAAGTCCCACCGCGGCGACGGTGATGGACCTGCTCTCGGCCATCATGCCCAAGGCCGTGTTGTTCCTGGGCAAGTGTGGCGGCCTCAAGCGCAAGAACCAGCTTGGCGATCTGATACTCCCTATCGCAGCGTTGCGCGGAGAAGGGACATCGGCCGACTATTTCCCGCCCGAGGTACCGGCCCTGCCGGCGTTCACCCTGCAGCGCGCGGTGTCTTCCACCATCCGCGACTGCGGCCGCGACTACTGGACCGGCACGGTCTACACCACCAATCGCCGGGTCTGGGAACACGACGAGGCCTTCAAGGGCTATCTGCGCCGCACCCGCTGCATGGCGATCGACATGGAGACGGCCACGCTGTTCAGCGTCGGCTTCTTCAACAAGATTCCCACCGGCGCGCTGCTGCTGGTATCCGACCAGCCGATGATCCCGGAAGGCGTGAAGACCGAGGAAAGCGACCGCAAGGTCACCGGCGAGTATGTCGAGGCACATATCCGCATCGGTATCGACGCGCTCAAGGAACTTCGCGACGAGGGCAAGTCGGTCAAGCACCTGCGGTTCTGA
- a CDS encoding Ig-like domain-containing protein: protein MHRTLLALGIALALSAPSAAQENPAADARPVDHTIPLTYVGTNARVSLGVNDDGDIHGEGLGIFGFDGDSAWLGQLWLAEHGAGGVQFDYHWLWGGKTRQDTIDNPDSVAVAKAFVAVDQNIWNDRKATLGVGYEKNDFFVDGYLTAGITGKRFIGSTLTMDTTTLNGTENGHTYTQISTTRTITDAFEHPYEKGLGVRLGRYFDQPLLRLRGGLDYERGKFDSDQLTVSLGVDKYIRNTGWSLSLDGEYLKKSGEFEIDKRDTRGWLFARYEFGESFRAREPHKMVEVVHPAVQAVPPAPQVIRNEVKLDGDAFFDFDRSTLRPDAVAALDELLAKLSSNARVSRILIVGHTDSIGTDAYNQKLSERRAASAKQYLVNHGIPADQIDTRGDGERDPSFPNTTKELRQKNRRVDVEFLTVEETTVPVSVPSPKPTVEWKKEAVPAPAAWIERALRNPAQHKRTVDVYRFERETSTTTLGPKVFDNRPPDAVDDSATLPVNAPATAIAVLANDTDPDHDTLTVTAVSAAAHGTATFTAGGVSYQPTAGFTGTDTFTYTISDGFGGSDTATVTVRVGAGNRPPVAQNDQVSTPAGIPVNVSVLANDSDPDGDTVSVTSVGTPAHGTALKNADGSVTYTPVAGYTGTDTFTYAISDGNGGSATAQVTVTVGGAGNRPPVANPDRAQVLKGYGADINVLGNDTDPDGDRLRVIAVQHSGDFVVNLSINPDGTVRYQHTHGTQGYDYFTYTVTDDHGHEVTGTVEVLVQVIP from the coding sequence ATGCACCGCACCCTGCTCGCCCTGGGTATTGCCTTGGCCCTGTCTGCGCCGTCAGCAGCGCAGGAGAATCCCGCCGCCGATGCGCGGCCGGTCGACCACACCATCCCCCTGACCTATGTGGGTACCAACGCCCGGGTCAGTCTGGGCGTGAACGACGACGGCGACATTCACGGCGAGGGCCTCGGCATTTTCGGCTTCGACGGTGATTCCGCCTGGCTGGGCCAGCTGTGGCTTGCCGAGCATGGCGCTGGCGGCGTGCAGTTCGACTACCACTGGCTGTGGGGCGGCAAGACCCGCCAGGACACCATCGACAATCCGGACAGCGTGGCTGTCGCCAAGGCCTTCGTCGCCGTCGACCAGAATATCTGGAATGACCGCAAGGCGACGCTGGGCGTCGGATACGAGAAGAATGATTTCTTCGTCGATGGCTACCTGACCGCGGGTATCACCGGCAAGCGCTTCATCGGTTCCACCTTGACGATGGATACCACCACGCTCAACGGGACCGAGAACGGCCACACGTATACGCAGATTTCGACCACGCGCACCATTACCGACGCCTTCGAGCATCCCTATGAAAAGGGGCTCGGCGTGCGCCTGGGGCGCTACTTCGACCAGCCGCTGCTGCGCCTGCGCGGCGGCCTGGATTACGAGCGCGGCAAGTTCGATTCCGACCAGCTGACCGTCTCGCTCGGTGTGGACAAGTACATCCGCAACACCGGCTGGAGCCTCTCGCTGGACGGTGAATACCTCAAGAAGAGCGGCGAGTTCGAAATCGACAAGCGCGACACCCGCGGCTGGCTGTTCGCGCGCTACGAGTTCGGCGAAAGCTTCCGTGCGCGCGAGCCGCACAAAATGGTGGAGGTCGTGCACCCCGCGGTGCAGGCGGTGCCGCCGGCGCCGCAGGTGATCCGCAACGAGGTGAAGCTCGACGGCGACGCATTTTTCGATTTCGACCGCTCGACCCTGCGCCCGGACGCCGTCGCTGCACTCGATGAGCTGCTGGCGAAGCTGTCCTCCAATGCACGTGTCAGCCGTATCCTGATCGTCGGACACACTGACAGCATTGGCACTGACGCCTACAACCAGAAGTTGTCGGAACGCCGCGCCGCGAGTGCGAAACAGTATCTCGTCAACCACGGCATCCCCGCCGACCAGATCGACACCCGTGGCGACGGCGAGCGCGATCCCAGCTTCCCGAACACGACGAAAGAACTGCGCCAGAAGAACCGTCGCGTCGACGTGGAATTCCTCACGGTCGAGGAAACCACGGTGCCCGTATCGGTTCCCTCGCCCAAGCCGACGGTGGAGTGGAAGAAGGAAGCGGTGCCTGCGCCAGCCGCCTGGATCGAGCGCGCGCTGCGCAATCCGGCGCAGCACAAGCGCACGGTTGACGTATACCGTTTCGAACGCGAAACCAGTACCACCACGCTCGGACCGAAGGTGTTCGACAACCGTCCCCCCGATGCAGTCGATGATTCGGCGACGCTGCCGGTGAACGCGCCGGCCACGGCCATTGCCGTGCTGGCCAATGACACGGATCCCGATCACGACACCCTGACCGTCACGGCGGTGTCCGCTGCAGCGCACGGTACGGCGACGTTCACGGCCGGCGGCGTGAGCTACCAGCCCACCGCCGGTTTCACTGGCACGGATACCTTCACCTACACCATCTCGGATGGCTTCGGTGGCAGCGACACGGCCACCGTCACGGTTCGCGTCGGTGCCGGCAACCGCCCGCCAGTGGCGCAGAACGACCAGGTTTCCACGCCGGCAGGTATACCTGTGAACGTGAGTGTCCTGGCTAACGACAGCGATCCGGATGGCGATACCGTCTCGGTTACGAGCGTGGGCACGCCGGCGCATGGCACAGCCCTCAAGAACGCCGATGGCTCGGTCACCTACACGCCGGTGGCGGGCTACACCGGTACCGACACCTTCACCTACGCGATCAGCGACGGCAATGGCGGCAGCGCAACGGCGCAGGTGACCGTCACCGTGGGTGGTGCAGGCAACCGGCCGCCGGTGGCAAATCCGGACCGGGCCCAGGTGCTCAAGGGCTACGGCGCGGACATCAATGTGCTGGGCAATGACACGGACCCGGACGGCGACCGCCTGCGCGTGATCGCCGTGCAGCACAGTGGCGATTTCGTGGTGAACCTCTCGATCAATCCTGATGGCACGGTGCGCTACCAGCACACTCACGGCACGCAGGGCTATGACTACTTCACCTACACCGTGACGGATGATCACGGTCACGAGGTGACCGGCACCGTCGAGGTGCTGGTGCAGGTGATTCCGTAG
- a CDS encoding UDP-2,3-diacylglucosamine diphosphatase — MDRLRFRTIFISDIHLGTRDCRAEFLLDFLRSTRCNHLYLVGDIIDLEALEHTPYWPALHSQVMAEFLDLAATGTQVTYIPGNHDARLRGLAGQRIGAIDIALDAIHVGADSRRYCVCHGDEFDPEHQGRSWLKWFGDRGYRFLCALNRGLNALRRRLRLPYFALSILAKSSIGKAVDFIRRYESCAIDSARSRGLDGQICGHIHFGTIRREGGVDYMNDGDWVEHCTALVEHFDGRFELLHWTDRRAALAQLPTSDTLRSPVPLPAWARRLLPSW; from the coding sequence ATGGACCGCCTGCGCTTTCGCACGATCTTCATTTCCGACATCCACCTGGGCACGCGTGACTGCCGCGCGGAGTTCCTGCTGGATTTCCTTCGATCCACGCGCTGCAACCACTTGTACCTGGTCGGCGACATCATCGACCTGGAAGCGCTTGAACACACGCCGTACTGGCCTGCGTTGCATAGCCAGGTGATGGCTGAATTCCTGGACCTCGCCGCTACCGGTACGCAGGTCACCTACATTCCCGGAAACCACGATGCCCGGCTACGCGGACTGGCCGGGCAACGCATCGGCGCGATCGACATCGCCCTGGATGCGATCCACGTTGGTGCGGACAGTCGTCGCTACTGCGTCTGCCATGGCGACGAATTCGATCCGGAACACCAGGGCCGCAGCTGGCTGAAGTGGTTCGGAGACCGCGGCTATCGCTTCCTGTGTGCTCTCAATCGCGGCCTGAACGCGCTGCGCCGGCGATTGCGGCTGCCGTACTTCGCGCTTTCCATCCTGGCCAAGTCGTCCATCGGAAAGGCGGTGGATTTCATCCGCCGCTATGAATCCTGCGCGATCGACAGTGCCCGGTCACGCGGACTCGATGGACAGATCTGCGGCCATATCCACTTCGGGACGATCCGCCGGGAAGGCGGCGTCGACTACATGAACGACGGCGACTGGGTCGAGCACTGCACCGCACTGGTGGAGCACTTCGATGGTCGTTTCGAACTCCTGCACTGGACCGATCGCCGCGCTGCGCTTGCACAGCTTCCGACCAGCGACACTCTCCGCAGCCCCGTGCCGCTGCCGGCCTGGGCGCGACGACTGCTACCTAGCTGGTAG
- a CDS encoding SGNH/GDSL hydrolase family protein → MWPEWLLGAVLATQGVSTGVSELRFLALGDSYTIGEGVSAPERWPHQLAAQLRANGVPLSDPTIVATTGWTTDELSAAMDKAALSPPYDLVTLSIGVNNQYRGYPVDQYRTEFAALLDRAIMLAGHRPERVVVVSIPDWGVTTFGAGSGRDTATIARELDTFNTVNREEARKRRVAWADVAPASRRAGNSPDQLASDGLHPSGRQYTGWVREIYPPALAALSSH, encoded by the coding sequence ATGTGGCCTGAGTGGCTGCTTGGCGCCGTGCTGGCGACTCAGGGAGTCAGCACGGGCGTCTCTGAACTGCGCTTCCTCGCGCTGGGTGATTCCTACACCATCGGCGAGGGCGTTTCGGCACCGGAGCGCTGGCCGCACCAGTTGGCCGCGCAACTGCGCGCCAATGGCGTTCCCCTGTCAGACCCGACCATCGTCGCGACCACCGGATGGACCACGGACGAGCTGTCGGCAGCCATGGACAAGGCAGCGCTGTCGCCACCCTATGACCTTGTCACGCTTTCGATCGGCGTCAACAACCAGTACCGGGGCTATCCGGTCGACCAGTACCGCACGGAATTTGCTGCTCTGCTCGATCGCGCGATCATGCTGGCCGGCCACCGTCCGGAACGGGTGGTCGTGGTATCGATTCCCGACTGGGGCGTGACAACCTTCGGTGCGGGATCTGGCCGTGATACTGCCACCATCGCGCGCGAGCTCGACACCTTCAACACCGTGAACCGGGAAGAAGCCCGCAAGCGCCGGGTGGCCTGGGCCGATGTCGCACCGGCCTCGCGCCGGGCCGGCAATTCGCCGGACCAGCTGGCCAGCGACGGCCTGCATCCCTCCGGTCGCCAGTACACTGGCTGGGTGCGGGAGATCTACCCGCCGGCGCTGGCGGCGTTGTCATCGCACTGA
- a CDS encoding aminotransferase class I/II-fold pyridoxal phosphate-dependent enzyme produces the protein MAQRNVPVSSRLGDVRYEIRGALSRRARELEAEGREIIRLNIGNPGLFGFSVPVHVRAAVESRLAQSEAYCHQQGLMAAREAIAARETARGAFGAHAENVFIGNGVSELIDLTLRALLNSSEEVLLPSPDYPLWSAATVLNGGRARYYPCPASRGHLPDPDEVESLITPRTRALVLINPNNPTGAVYPTDLLKALVRVAERHRLLLLSDEIYDGILYDQAAFQPLAPLAGDLPCVTYSGLSKMHRACGYRVGWISLSGADSKLAEFRSALDLLSALRLCANVPTQWGVAPAINGPDTTAALTSPGGRLYEARRAVIEGVRNSEFLSVVEPQGALYAFPSVRNEHFSQFDDETFALDLLETENVLVVPGTGFNIRERNHFRLTLLPEPDQIADVFDRIERCLDRLAAGSKARARHVA, from the coding sequence ATGGCGCAGCGCAACGTTCCAGTCAGTTCCCGTCTTGGCGATGTCCGCTACGAGATTCGTGGAGCCCTGTCGCGTCGAGCTCGTGAGCTGGAGGCCGAAGGGCGCGAGATCATCCGCCTCAATATCGGCAACCCGGGCCTGTTCGGTTTCAGCGTGCCGGTGCACGTGCGCGCCGCCGTGGAATCGCGCCTGGCCCAGAGCGAGGCCTATTGCCACCAGCAGGGCCTGATGGCCGCACGCGAGGCCATCGCGGCGCGCGAGACGGCCCGCGGCGCGTTTGGCGCCCATGCCGAAAACGTCTTCATCGGTAACGGTGTCAGCGAGCTGATCGACCTGACCCTGCGCGCCCTGCTCAACAGCAGTGAAGAAGTGCTGCTGCCCAGTCCCGATTACCCGCTCTGGAGTGCAGCCACCGTGCTCAACGGCGGCCGGGCCCGCTACTATCCCTGCCCGGCGTCGCGCGGCCACCTGCCGGACCCGGACGAAGTCGAAAGCCTGATCACGCCGCGCACCCGCGCCCTGGTCCTGATCAATCCGAACAATCCGACCGGCGCGGTCTACCCGACCGATCTGCTGAAGGCGCTGGTGCGTGTCGCCGAGCGCCATCGCCTGCTGCTGCTCTCCGACGAAATCTACGACGGCATCCTCTACGATCAGGCCGCGTTCCAGCCGCTGGCGCCGCTCGCCGGCGACCTGCCCTGCGTCACCTACAGCGGCCTGTCGAAGATGCATCGCGCGTGCGGCTACCGGGTGGGCTGGATCAGCCTTTCCGGCGCCGATTCCAAGCTTGCCGAATTCCGTTCCGCGCTCGACCTGCTTTCTGCGCTGCGTCTGTGCGCGAACGTTCCGACGCAATGGGGGGTAGCACCGGCCATTAACGGCCCGGATACCACCGCTGCGCTGACCTCCCCCGGTGGGCGTCTCTATGAAGCGCGCCGGGCCGTCATCGAGGGCGTCCGCAACAGCGAATTCCTGAGCGTGGTCGAGCCCCAGGGCGCGCTGTACGCGTTCCCCAGTGTCCGCAACGAGCATTTCTCGCAGTTCGACGACGAGACCTTTGCGCTGGATCTGCTGGAAACCGAGAACGTGCTGGTCGTGCCCGGTACCGGCTTCAATATCCGCGAACGTAACCACTTCCGCCTGACCCTGCTTCCCGAGCCCGACCAGATCGCCGACGTGTTCGACCGCATCGAACGCTGCCTGGATCGCCTGGCCGCCGGCAGCAAGGCGCGCGCGCGCCATGTGGCCTGA